The window tgttgtcctaaatagcttgctttgctcctcgtaacttgTCTGAAGCTTCCAAaagtaacatcgaggatgctttccacatcagcatagaacctggagttagcagccttggtggatgttgatctggagttgattttctttgaagccatttcaatgttcttggactttggtgattgaaagttgagatgagaggtagataTAGTCCCACTGGGCATGcgagaatttgtagacaataaattgtcaagaaaataaaatcaagaccgaaaaatattgcaacaatcgtagtattttatttcgaatatttgagtgttacaatctctatgattcctctgattctacttttctagtataaattcaagggcctctgagtttgatcttgaatttgaatttgatttatccgtcgcgaacactttgattgttgccacgaattgtatcacgaacaagtagccttgatcttgaacgccttgtatttggtttgacttcgttcttgatcttgaacacttgaattgttcttcgttcttgagcttgaacttgatttcttgaacttgaacttgattgcttgaagcttgaaacttgtagagaaatttgcggcgtttaatccacgagctctctcttgcttcttgttataacttctggtgtcttttctgagttatgaagacccctatttatagttgtggaagagagGAGTTataataagaacaaactctttcctaCCAATAAAATTGAAGTGTGATatgaccgcatttgattggccagaacatgtcacttacacacgtggcacgatttcattggccttttagtgtgacttggcatggcttgtcattttgacacgtggcatgatcatATTGGCTTTTCCGTTTGACTTGGTGcaccacgtcatttgacacgtgacatCAAACTGAACCTCTAGGAAGAtgtcatcttgggcttaatgaagtgggcccATCATTTTAGCctaattaaatgggctagcccaatggattaagacttatttatttaatccatatatagtGGACTTAtacaattaattcaattatattagcccataatatttatttggactagcatatttaaaatatagtccataTTATTTTATCGATTTAAATTCGTTAAAATTTTAATGCTTACCACCACATAGTTGACAAAATATTTTGATAAGACACTTTTCAATGCTCGAAAGGTCGAGAAGCTACAAAGTTAGCCCCAACAAGAAGAatcatttcaaaataaaaaaagaaaggaaaaggaagaTGAGCCTTCTTCAGCCATTGATAATGAGCAATATGATTCTTAACCTTAGAAAAAGGGAATCAAATCAAAGCATATTTATTTTAGCTAAATGAATGTGACTCCCTCTCATATTCCTCTATCTAAACAAAtattcttttaaatattttacctTCTTGATCAAGCCTTTGTCTTGTAATTTTCAAAATTGTCAAATCTCATCCGACACTCAAGTCAATAATGCCCATACTTTAACACACTAATTTCACGGCGCTTGTAGAAACCCCCCGACGCCCAAAAAGACAAATATCTTCTTTTGATAATATTGGTGTTCAAAGTCAATTTGCGCCCACAACACAAACATATCAATGAGAAGTTAGAGATTTttttgggtgggtgggtgggggttGTGTAGAAGGAGGTGGGGTGTAAGCGGGAAGGAGAGAGTAATGAGAACTAATTCTTATCTGTTTAAGGAAAATCcatcattttcatgcattcatgAAAATGAGAAACATTCTGTACATAACTAAGGTCAGGAAGAAGGTCTTAAGTTTAACAAATccaaaaattaatgaaaaaacaTAAACACTATTACTACAAGTAAAATAATTCACTCCCCTTCTATTTTTCCCTCACATTAgggaccaaaaagaaaaaggaaaaataaaaaggcAAGAAAATTTCTTCAAATCGACAAACTCATATGCATGTTGATGCTTTTGAGGTGCGTTTGTTCATTCCAAGGATTATTACAATGGCTGTTATATCATCATGATATTTCCTTCTCCTACCAGCTGGTATGCTCATCAACTCTTCCCTACTAAATCCTGCAaattgagggaaaatttattcatatttatttagTAGAAATATCCACAATTTTATATATCCTCAATGATTAGCTCATCAAGAAAATGCAAATGGGACGCGGAAACACCTTAGTATATTCTATTCTTCTGCTGATCTCACTTTAATAACGACTAGAGCTTAAAAAAGTGCTTAGTCTGCAACCAGTTATGTTTCTTATCTAAGATTATCTGGATTCATTGACTTTGTTAAACCAATGAGGATGCAACCAAAAGTGCTGACGGACGAAATAGTAGTCTAATAGATTTTATTATAGGATTAAATTCAAAAAGAGCCAGGAAAAGAAAGTTAATGTGGTGGGATGGGGACAGAAAAGTGATGCAGCGCCACGAAATTGTACCTGCACAATCTGCTGCTCGCATCACAAGCTGCTCCACTAGAAATTTGGCTGGATCACCAGAAGGGTGACGTAGGATATAAGAATGGACAAGTTTAACAACCTCATCATTGCTGAAGAAGTCAAATAAACCATCACTTCCAAGCACAACAAACTGATCTGAACTTGAGATTTCGTGTACAGTCATATGTGGTTGCACAGAAACATATGGTGGACTGATCAGATTACGGACTCGAAGAATTCCCATCAAAGCATCGTTCATTGATTTCTGCAAAAAAACAATGAATTGTTAAACCTTATTTTGATAGGTAAGCAGGACAAAAAAGATTGTACCAATATAGTCACTAAGGTAACAAAATCTCTGATATCCAGAGGCGGATCTAGTCTTCTGACACCGGTTTCAACTGAATCCATAACTTATGACGcggagcataaatttatgtataaaagtTCATTGcaataaatagtagatatgaaaACATACTTTTAAAAATACAATGGGTTCAATGGTAAGAACTTTAAAGATTGAACCCATGGAGTTTAAATTATGGATCCGCCTCTGCTGATATCTGTATTGATTATAACCAAAACTGATTTTCTTTGAGATAATAGAGCAATTGATCTCGATAAGAGAGCAAAAAAAGGCTTTGCCTCTGTAAACATGGACAGATACTTCTAGTATTAAGAATAGCAAGGTAAGTGCAAACTGACTAAAGTAAACAAATCTGAAGTTGTACCTTTTTCAAATAACCTACTCCAAGTGCCCGAGTAACCTTTAGCTTTCCCTTGACTTTTCCAGCCACGATAGTTTTGGGATCATCAGGGTGATCCTTTAGTAGTCGAGTTCTTTCGGATTCATCATCAACACTATGGCAAGCGGTCAGCTGCACAGCCTGCAACACTTCATCGTTACATTGTGTTGTCAATACAGCTCGACTATCACCTACGTTGAGCACATACATGTTTTTCCCGAGGAGAAGCACAGCTAAAACACAGCATCCAATGGATACCAAGTACGGGCGGTCATCCATTTCCTGTTCAACCATATGGAGGAAATCGTTCTCAGCTTGAAAAAGAGCTTGTTCGAGGCTCTTAAGTACCTTCTGCTTAAATGAGTCACATGATTTTTCCACTTCCGCAAAGCGATCAACATATAATCCCTGATTAATGCTAGATTTGCCATCTTGAATGGCATCGTGAAGGCTTCCACATAAACCCAAACGGTCAGAAAGTTTACCAGACTCCTGTCCTATTTCCCAATCCAATAAATTGAGGTGATTTCCAATTGTTTCATATAATGTACCGGCCAGATAGTCAGCTGCATCTCTTCCATTAAAGCCATCATATATGCCGCAGAAAAGTGACCCATTCTCTTCAGAACAAACAGCCTGAACTCTATCTTCACCTGCTGCACCGCCTGCAATTTTAACTTCTGTTGCATTAAGGAAACCTTCACTTCTGGGAGGAGCACTCATTGACCTCAATGAAAATAAATCGTCGCCAGGTAGCTCACGTGGAGAGGATGGACTACCACTCAAGATTGACAAATTGCTCTGGAAAGAAGATGACAATAAATCCAATCTTGAGAAAGACGGTGAAGAGGGAATCCGGCGGAAAGAAGTAGGTGAATCCAAGGCTGGAAGTATCTCAGCTTCAAACAAGCCATTGCAAATATTTGTGTTAGCTAGTGTGGCATTGGCACTTAAAGCCGCACCGGACAAGCAAGAGAAGGAATTGTTGGCTCTTTGAAGTTTAATTCCATGGCAGTTGTGAATACTGTCTGATTCGTCACCTGAATCATCTGTGCAGTGATAGCCAAAACTTATTTTGATTTCTCCTCCTGAGTCAGCTATTGTTTGCCCATACATCATTTTTGCCTGAAAACAAGTCAACGTAACCAAAAGATTAATGTACTACTATTTGTTAAGAACTTCTGCAGCCAATAACAACACAAGCTACTCTTTACAGGAAATGAGATGTCTTTGTGATGTAAAAAAATGCTTAAGAAACTCCGTTATGCCATGGCCAACTCTAGAATGTTTAGACAAGTAATGCAGCTCGGGAGAACCTAGGAGCTAGTTAATACTAAATCCTACAGTTTCTTTATTTTCTCCAGGGAGGGAACTCCACAAAGGCAATGATAGAGTTGAGAATAATCAGGTAGCAAAAACAAGTGCCATTTCAAGTAAAAGAATCACAGAGGAAAAATATAGAAAAGGGCGAACACCgctagagggagacctaagaagtattggggagaggtgatcaagcaggatatggcgcgacttagggttactgaggacatggccctaaacagggaattgtggagatcgagcattaaggttgtaggttaggggaaattgtgatgtcttttttacagcgcactagagtgagactagccagttaggaattagtcttaggatgctattgatcaactactgatgatgggctttatcttctgtgtattaataccttacatctttctcgtatttcctatatctcttatattgctgttactttgttttttatggtatttatgttatgttatggattttatggtactttatgttgttttattatgagtctattgatagtactaatatagtgtctcttgttgcctctttgagccgagggtctcctggaaacagcctctctgcccctcggggtaaaggtaaggtctgcgtacatattaccctccccagaccccacttgtgggattacactgggttgttgttgttgttgttgttgttgtttcagaGTACATAATATTCCTGAATGGACCAGAAGGTAACAAGCAATTGCATTTTACAAACAACTAGACTTCAATCCTAAGCAAGCGGCTATACGAATCCGCACTACTCCTATCTCTCCATTTAAGTTAAAAGCTATTGGATAGCCAAATTTTCCTATTCAGCAGGCCAACTAGTAGCACATCACATCACATCTTAAGAACTTCAAAGCTTAAACATAGAAAGCAAAAGCCAAGAACAACATAgaacataacaacaacaaaatatgaataaattGGTGGCTTGTCCATTAATTTGACCCTAGATAGAGTTGAATGAATAGCCAACCCATGACAATACAATAACTCAATAAATAAAGCTGGATTAAATTAGACCATTTCACCTCAATAGCGTCTAATTTGTCATTTTCCAACCCTTATTTTCTACCACAGATATTGCTACAAAAAACAAAGCTTTTCCGTGAAATACAGATAGTTTCAGCATTTGATTTTCAATTTAGCGAATGTCAAACCGTATCTGGCAAATCTGGCCTATAACATGACAAACCAGAAAAAACAAAATCCACCAACCAACAAAGCTAACTTAATCAATCAAGAACATCCAACAATTTGCGAAGTAACCAAGAAAAGGAAAGATTGAATCCAAGAACTAACctttattgatttttcaaaagCTGAATTTGCTGTATGTATCAAGAAAGTTAAGATTATGTGCAGTGAAGAAGGCAAAGTGGGAAAGTTGAAGATGAGAAGTCTACGATAAATTGGATGGTGAAGAGGAGAGTCGACTAAATATAGAAAAAAGAGTGGTAGGGTTGGGGTGGGGGGTTGTAAATTTTGTATGGCTGACGTTAATGGAGAAGGGAGGGGAAAGAGGAAGGAAGAGAAGAAGGTCAAATAGTCTCACCGGTTATTTCGTTACACTACACACGACTACTACTCTTGCTACtatttcaattcccaaattagtCCATAAAAAAAGAAATTCATGTTATAAATAAAGAtcgtaaagtaaagacaagtatagagagaaactgatatattattcgaattcaaactgacttacataatgaattgaaatcccttctatttatagaagaaatgaagctgctgtgtaagctgctactatatcagatatgaataatcttctactgagagcaatgtttatccataacggagtactgaaaggataaacttattatatccgatatggataatcttctaccggggtagtgtttatccataactgggtactgaaaggataagcttattatacccgatatggataatcttctaccggggataatgtttatccataactgggtactgaaaggataaacttattatacccggtatggataatcttctaccgggggtaatgtttatccataactgggtactgaaaggataagtttattatacccggtatggataatcttctaccagggtaatgtttatccataactgggtactgaaaggataagcttattatactcgatatggataatcttctaccgggggtaatgtttatccataaccgggtatcgaagtgataagcttcttcaggaagcttatttccaatagagtacttaaatagataaacatttacggcggagtcccatatggataagcatCTTCAGGAagtttatttacaacggagtactaaatgaacatccataatataatatatttataacactcccccttggatgttcattaaaagataatgtgtctcattaaaaccttactaggaaaaaccacgtggaaaaaaatcctagtgaaggaaaaagagtacacatatttagtaatacgcattgttggttgcctcattaaaaaccttataaggaaaaccctgtgggaaaaaccttagtaagggaaaaagagtacatcgcgcattttactccccctgaagaaaaccttatttcaaatatttgagtctccgcattccaatcttgtataccatattctcaaaattgatgttggtaaagacaatctactggattgtcacttgaactaatttgatgcacatcaatgtcacaattttcctgaagatcatgtatgtagaataattctggtgaaatgttcttcgttctatctccttttataaattctctctttaatagtgctatgcatgaaacattgtctccgtataatattgtgggtcttttatcacattccaacccacatgtttctcgaatgaatcactgatctcaatcatatgcactccctgcttgccggtttgaaatcgagctttatgggtatcggataaataacctgcatctgcattatcaatatgatctgcaccacttttgttagcattagcaagataaataagtgcaccatctacaccaagatagagtatttcaggaccaaggagctcctcatcctcttctagaggttggaacggatccttattcacttcaagtgattgaatattcattggtgtacttaatgggaacactttgtccatgtaaaagtaatTTTAAGACCCCcttggagctcttccggagttccaataagatttatgtcaccaacataaacagcaagtgtaacaaattttgatgacattttctttataaaaatacatggataaataacataatttatgtaactttctttcagcaaatatttactgaggcgattataccacacgcgcacagattgctttaaaccgtacaaagatctttataatttgatcgagtacatttctcaagactttgaattatatgcttcaggcattttcaatccttcaaggatcttcatatagatttagccaaataagtcatataggttaagacttgtatctaaatggtatgacatcttcaagtgtctgaacTGCTAGTTCGATCCTCacatcttttacaatattgtgcactatattgtattaaatatatcgtcgacgatcattttgtgtgagttccgaagcgacataacttgtggagatctcatcactttctttattttcaggtacctgaactttttcgggagtttcatgaaatgttatgttgtgggctcttctagagcttatttcctcctcattatgatcattttgatcattagcgtcgcacctcctttttccgcccccgcgggggtgcgtagggagtttttttcaattaaaggacagtcgaaatgggatttgtttgtttgtttcagagtcgccacttgggaattttaaggcgtcccaagtcaccaattttaatccctgaatcgaggaaaatatgactctgtttatta of the Nicotiana tabacum cultivar K326 chromosome 7, ASM71507v2, whole genome shotgun sequence genome contains:
- the LOC107823663 gene encoding putative protein phosphatase 2C 40, with the protein product MMYGQTIADSGGEIKISFGYHCTDDSGDESDSIHNCHGIKLQRANNSFSCLSGAALSANATLANTNICNGLFEAEILPALDSPTSFRRIPSSPSFSRLDLLSSSFQSNLSILSGSPSSPRELPGDDLFSLRSMSAPPRSEGFLNATEVKIAGGAAGEDRVQAVCSEENGSLFCGIYDGFNGRDAADYLAGTLYETIGNHLNLLDWEIGQESGKLSDRLGLCGSLHDAIQDGKSSINQGLYVDRFAEVEKSCDSFKQKVLKSLEQALFQAENDFLHMVEQEMDDRPYLVSIGCCVLAVLLLGKNMYVLNVGDSRAVLTTQCNDEVLQAVQLTACHSVDDESERTRLLKDHPDDPKTIVAGKVKGKLKVTRALGVGYLKKKSMNDALMGILRVRNLISPPYVSVQPHMTVHEISSSDQFVVLGSDGLFDFFSNDEVVKLVHSYILRHPSGDPAKFLVEQLVMRAADCAGFSREELMSIPAGRRRKYHDDITAIVIILGMNKRTSKASTCI